The genome window ATTCCCAACCATAGGCTCGTTGAAAGTCTGCCAACATTTTCTCAATGACTAATTTGGTATAACCATAGGTATTGATAGGATTTTGGGGGTGGGTTTCGGGAATGGGAATCATTTCGGGCATTCCATAACTGGCACAGGTGGAAGAAAATACCATCTTTCTCACCCCTGCTGATTCCATGGCTTCGAGGAGGTTGAGAGTGGATACTACGTTATTTTGATAATATTTGGCGGGGTTTTTCATGGATTCCTCTACATAGGCATAGGCGGCGAAATGGATTACCCCTTCGATGGCATATTCTTGGAATAGTTTATCTAGTAAGGGGCGATCGCCCAAATCCCCTATAATAAGATTAACGTCAAGTTTTTCTGCTATATCTTGATGACCATAGACTAGATTATCTAAAACAATTAACTCATATCCTTGATCTTTCAATAACTTTACCGTATGAGAACCAATATAACCAGCGCCCCCCGTTACCAAAATTGCCATAGATTTTTGACCGTTTATTAAACAACTTTTTTATTATAAAATGGCGAAAGTAAAACTAGATAACATTAGCCGAAAAATCAATCAAACTACCATCGTCGAAAATATTAGTTTTGAAATTCCCGATGGTGAATTATGGGTATTAGTAGGGCCCTCTGGGTGCGGAAAATCAACAATTCTCAGGAGTATATCGGGCTTAGAGGCTATCAGTGGAGGAAATTTATATTTTGATGATGTGTTGGTAAACCAAATACCAGCTAGGGAAAGAGATGTGGCGATGGTATTCCAAAACTATGCCCTATATCCCCATCTAACGGTGGCTCAAAATTTGGGTTTTGGTTTAAAAATGCGTAAAGTTAATCCATCCACCATTGAAGAAAAAGTTAACTTTGTTTCTCAAATTCTTAATATAAATCATCTTCTCGGGCGTAAACCCAAACAACTATCGGGAGGGCAACAACAACGGGTGGCATTAGGTAGGGCAATTATTCGGCAACCCCAAGTCTTTTTACTCGATGAACCTTTATCTAATCTTGATGCTAAACTAAGGGAACAAACTCGCACGGAATTAAAAAAACTCCATCAGCAGGTGGGTATTACTACTATTTATGTTACCCATGATCAAGTGGAAGCTATGACTCTGGGCGATCGCATTGTAGTATTAGATCAAGGAATAATACAGCAAATAGGCACTCCAAAGGAAATTTACAATAGTCCAGCTAATCGTATGGTAGCTACTTTTCTGGGCAGTCCTCCCATGAATATTATTCCTGTTACCTATACCGAAGAAAAATTATTAATCGGTGAAACACAGTTTCTAAGTCTATCTTCTCATATCTTACAAAAGTTTCCTTTAAATTCAAAAAAAAGTTGGGATTTGGGTATTCGTCCTGAATTTATAACAGTTAATACCCCAGAAAATTCTATTAATAATCTTCAAATTAAGATCGATATTATTGAGCCTTTAGGGAAAGAAATGTTAGTCAGAGGAACGATTTTGCACAGTAATATTCTCCTAAGTTTTCAACTACCTATTAATTATAATATT of Cyanobacterium sp. HL-69 contains these proteins:
- the msmX gene encoding multiple sugar transport system ATP-binding protein → MAKVKLDNISRKINQTTIVENISFEIPDGELWVLVGPSGCGKSTILRSISGLEAISGGNLYFDDVLVNQIPARERDVAMVFQNYALYPHLTVAQNLGFGLKMRKVNPSTIEEKVNFVSQILNINHLLGRKPKQLSGGQQQRVALGRAIIRQPQVFLLDEPLSNLDAKLREQTRTELKKLHQQVGITTIYVTHDQVEAMTLGDRIVVLDQGIIQQIGTPKEIYNSPANRMVATFLGSPPMNIIPVTYTEEKLLIGETQFLSLSSHILQKFPLNSKKSWDLGIRPEFITVNTPENSINNLQIKIDIIEPLGKEMLVRGTILHSNILLSFQLPINYNIDVNDVILVQLDEDKILFFDTITGEKVSTI